ttgatccaagacttttatggcccccaaaacatttttaatggtcaaccttcATTCAACATCGGTTTCCtgtaatatggcccacttgagattgggatatacttaattttttatctcatactataatatgatctagaaaaatatatgcacccaatgtatgaaacacatatcatggtggggcccacggaacaccgaccaccagacaTTGGCTGGtaccaggggagtagccaatccatttccaaggGAAACATGCCAGCTGGAGAGTCATTTATACTGTGGTGGAGTGCACAAGGTACTTgtaccattttttattttatttatttattttatttattttttattttttaaagcttgttagtacacctcaatgtaagttcacacttcactgttagccacccccaccagggaatcgatgccaagataTCGGTGTTGAAACTAGGTAtcattcactcagtctaccacttgagctatggatcagggtgtctaGGTACTCATACCCTTAGCATTGATTCACTCCCGAGTAGAATTGGAACTGTCCAGATTCTGGGACCTCATGTATATGGGTCACCGCCCAAAATTAGGTTGGTTGAAGATGCGTCCGTCACCCATCTAATTACTGTAAAGTTTCTGAAATGGGCCATCATTTGGACGGTTCAATTCGTTCCATAGCTCAAGTACCCCTGAtagaccatgatgtatgcattgtatatgcacgccgtccatctatttttccaactcactttaaggcatgagtcaaaaaataaagcaggtccaaaactcatgtagaccATATCACGGAAAAAAAAATGGTAATTAAACCCCTAGCcaatgttaaaaacttcctagtgccTGCCATAATGTTTAGTTGCCattcaatctattgataaggtcacacaaaccttagataaagagagaaaacaaatcgtggcttgatccaaaactttatggcccacaggaagtttttaatggtcaatcaccactgttacctATCGCGGTCCAGccaagattttgatctgcttctttTCAGGGCCATGCCCTGAATTGAGACTTAGATCACTGCAGTAGAATGTTTGTAAAAAATCCACCCCATTTATCCATTTCATCTAATtatgatataagcccaaaaaacaggcaaatccaaaacacaagtagGCTGCACAAGAGAAAAATAGTTaaatctctaccattgaaacctccctaggatCCAGTGTAATGTCTAGGGaccatttggatgcctgtaactgtTATAAAATGTAAGAAAGTTATAATTAACTTTGTTGCATATTTTGTTTGGAGATGAAAATTACCTCTACTTTGTCCCGGAACTTTCTTACACCTAGAGATTGTCAAAATTTAACAAGCACTTGGGTTATTTTTCAAGTTACATGTAACTTTAAAATATTCGCTGCTAAACACGAATATTaacttaatacaaaacttttgtggccacacgAAATTTCAATGGTTCTCACTGTTTCtatcatgcagcccacttgagctaggaatctatcttatttttttgtccAAGCCTTGCCATGATTTGACAAAACTGACAAAcatggtggatttcacacaaaatcacaataggccccacttaACCTCCTATCATCGGATGTTCCCATGACATGGTGATGTGGTAGGCAATCCATGTCTCCTAAAATGACCTGGCAAAACAAATGTACTGCATGTATGTACAATCCATACATTAAGGtcggccccatggtaagggccgcaccttatAAAGTGGGACCGCAACTTGGTTGACCAGCGATATGACCGCAGCCCTATCCATAGGGCCCACGTCATCTTTccgtattattttagggcatggtttaCAAAACcaagtagatacaaatttcaatTGGAAACACCACAAGAGAAAGTCATCCAACTAAAATTTGTATGTGCTTCGTTTCTTCGCCGTGTCCTAAAATTATATTGAAAAACAGATAGATAATGCACACATCGAGGTATCCCCCACGCAGCTGGTTCGGGGTCGCAGCCAAGTCGTGCTCGTTGCGTGGTACCGGAGACGCATCAAATCCGCTCCCATAAAAGAAGTGCGGCGGGCTCTCCAAAACCCAGCGCACGTTAAAAAACACCAATACCTGGGATGGAAGGAGCTTTGGCGACGACCTCTGGAAGATCGAAATTGATCCCCTCCTTCACATGCGGATTCCGGTCCATGATCATTTTCAAGCAAGCGCCGGAGCTTCCACCGACATCGACGAGCCGATCCACTTGTTTAAATCCATCTCCATAACCATCAAGCATAGCCTTCATGTACGGACCAGATACGCCCTCCATGGCCCTCTGCATCAGCTCATTCATCTCCGGCTTCTCCCCGTAGTACTGGTACGCCGAAACCCCGCCGTTAGCCTTCACGAAGGGCTCGACGGTGGGGTCTAGCACCGCCTCATGCAGCCGCGGCCACGCCCGCATCAGCGCATCCTGGTGGTGCTGGAGCACGTAGGGTGCGTAGGATAAGCCGTCCTTGTCCGGGACGAGGGTCTTCCCGATCTCAGAGAGGGAGTATCTGCGCTCGTCTGCTGAGTTGCTGTCCAGGTGTTCGATGAAAACGTCGTAGCTGGCGAGCATCCGGAGGATGCGTTGGAGGTTTTGGGGGTCGGGGGAAGGGGCTGTTGGTGGTGTGGTTGGGCCCAGCTTGGAGAGGATTTGGGAAGGGGAGAGAGGGGTGTTGGCTCCGGATTGCCAGATGGCCTCAGGGATGTTGAGGGTTACGATGGCGTGGAGGGACATCGGGACACTTACCATGTTGGCCAGCTCCATAATGGCCACCCTCGCCTCCTTTCGGCGGTCCATTGTCGTTTGATCATTTTCTGCCATTGCTGTGTTTGAGCTTGCTCTCGCAGATGCCACGgaggattctaatttgatttggAGTTTGATTTAGGTTTCGTTGGATtccttgttattattattttatttatttttatctgtCCGATATGATCTCTCGCTATCTCAACGGTAAACACTTCCGTCCAATGAGCCACTTACACGCATGTGACAAATATCacctagattttgaaaatctcacgatAATTTTGATAGTTTTGGTAAAGCTGATGGAAGCTTATCATCGCGATTGTGTAAGGAGCTTCTCATCCTCACGAATCCGTGGTGGAGATGGAGTCAGTCGTCCGTCGTGCATCTAGAGCTCCACGCAATTGTCGTGTAGCAGTAAGCGgtcagcgtagtgagttactacgctaagcgtattgagtaaactcagtaagGTCCACCATGTATTTtatcctatccatccatccattttacgggaTATATTTATgccttgagaaaaaaaatgaggcatatcccatgttcaaatggaccacaccaaaggaaacagttgaattgaacatctactggtGAAAAATTCtagggggccactgaagttttggatcaagattatatttgtttattcccttcatcgatgtttgtgtgatcttatgaataggttggacgacaaataaacataactgtggggcctagaaaggttcaacggtggaaatcattatccccactatttccattggtatgatccacctgatctttggatattcttcaattttggtttcaaccccttaaattagatggaaaaacgtatggatggtgtgaatagacatcatgtcacgccccaaaattcgagtACCTAAATAAGGTCTTGGGGATCCGAATCCCAAGGTTCatgagttataatataatgatatttattaccattcacgtgatttaataaaattcaataaatattcaacatcatctaaaagaaaatacagcTGAAATATTTATTAAATTCAATTCTCTTGATAATTTTCcttttctacatcgaaatttgatCATAAACTAAGCCTAAATAACAAAAAACTGAATTGAATTAAAAttaaacctaattttctagaaaataaaactaatagtagaggcccGCCTGCTCGTAGTAATCCAGCTCTGCACCTGTACATTTTTTATAGTAGGGTGAGCATAATAGCCCAGTAGGGTCATTTCTTcctcaaaatttaacatgttcagatacAATCAAATTTTTATAACAATAGAGGAAAATAGAATACAAATAATGAATTTTAGTAAAGAATTGTGAAAATGCGATGCATATGATATTTTCCATGAATACTCATAACATTTATATAATTTCTTACAATACCGTACCCAAGTAGATGGTCACGTTTCATTAACGCCCATGCACTGACACCTCATGGTGATGGACCCATTTAtacattagctggtcagactactgctccagttgtacctctgatgTATGTCCATGCACATAATtatactcatacgccgtacacagaGGAGACTTCAAAGGATCTAGTAGGttctagggactttcacctaagggatacgattgccctacttgctgatacaactatatttttttttctcaccattaaataatcaatagagaagcatgaataacatgaataattctaaaatcaacaaaaataaataaataataatttaataaatcaaaTTTCTACACTGTAATACAGGTTCTATACGAGGTGCATTAATTCGATGTTATTAAaattttgattctgaaatttgttaaaatatcaagttgatttctGTAATAGTGTTGGAAAATTTACAAGAACTCCTGAAAATGCTAAAATACCAATTTTgtctcaaattttgaattttgaatttatttacttatttgcaatgtaaataatttattttattcaaaatttaaattcttatttattaatttataaaagtttagttgtaccttatatttaaattattattattattactattattatttaattttataacttaaaataaagtttaaattagaataataattaaAAGTTTAAATTAATATCATATTAAATTTCGACTTAATTAATTTAAGAAATCATACAAGTCAGAGTTCATAATAgttatcaaataactaaaattttgaattataattaattatttttaaagccttcaaagtcaccttaaatttagatttacattaatttaattcttacaacaaaataataataataataataatttttagttCCTAATtagtataattaatattaattatcaaactctaaaaattaaaattttcatttaactGCTTGTTAACAATTTAATTGTAACCACTttactttaaattaaattaacaaattattttaatatttgaaattttaCTCGATCtagattaatttaatttaattaattattacttatgaaattaaatacatatattaaacaaggcttaaaatttacaaattaatttaagttattaattctttttttaaaaaaataataattttgagttaAATTCAATAATTgtgatataaaataataaaatctatctgCATATAGTATATTACATCTAACtaaaaaaattcataacttaattgaacatattctatttttaataatttacctttatataaatgaattttaaaatttaggaataactcattttaattttaatattaacaaataattttttatatatagaatttctaaattaaaatataaacttagataaattgtttattttattctgtaaatttattatatatatatataatttcaacattaaatatcagaaatatataaaatagaaattcataaatGAGTAGGAATCCCTATATAATAATCAACTGACAATAATATTcctatcaaaattttggaataaataagcataataattaactgaaaatgataaacctcaagataagatcacctaccttaaaagtcTAATGatctgtctctccctctctctcttgatctaccgggttttctctctccattttcgaTATGATTAAATCTTTGTTTataatttttcttcctttttaatgaATGTGAGGAACGAGGCGGAAGAATGGGGAATGTAGGTAGTTTCGTTTCGTGGGATGGTTCGGTGCCCATTACCGtacgaaaaggaaggaagaatggagaAGGTGGGTTAGGCGACGGAGACCTGcggaggataaaatttttatttttattttttaaagatatagTGGGTCCTACTAACGATGATATAAATCTAATCTGTCTATCATCTTGGCCTGACCATGAGAGGATATAAGGTCAAAaacgaggctgatccaaaactctggtgggccacacacaagtggacggtggggttggttaccacaaaaaaaaaatgggttgttacattctacccccctttaACGAAATTTCGTCTCCGAAATTTAACATACCTATCATATGAAGAGATGAGGGTACTTCTCTCGAATTTTATCCTCTCGCTCCCACCAAGCTTCGTCCTCGCCATGATGCCCCTACTGAACCTTCACAAGTTGTATTCTTCTTGTCCAaagtacttgctccttcctatcgagGATGCGAACCGGTTGCTCTATGTATGAGATGTCCTCCCAGATTTTCAATGGCTCCCAGTCAATGATATGCAATGCATCTCTCTCGTAGTTCCGAAccataaatacatgaaatacgtcgtgAACGCCAAAAAGCTGAGGAGGTAAGGCTAGTCTATAGGCTACAAGGTATACTCTCTACAAGATCTCTAATGGTCCAATGTAGCGTAGTGccaatttttctttcttcccaaatcgcATAACTCCTTTTCATCGGGATACCTTCAGGAACGGATGGTATCCTATGGCGAACTCCAAGTTTTTTCAGCGAttgtcggcgtagctcttctgctgACTCTGAACGGTACGTAGACGTTCTTTGATAACGACAATCTTCTCGGATGTCTCTTGCACTAATTTCGATCCCAACAATGTTCTTTCTCTCACTTTGGTCCAATAATTTGGTGATCTGCAAGGTCTTCTGTATAAAGCTTAGAATGACGACATGCCAATACTGGACTGGAAACTATTATTGTAGGTGAATTCTACTAAATAGAGGTGGTCATCCCAATTTCTCTTAAAGTCAAGAATGTAGCTGCGAATCATGTCTTCTAGGATTTGATTTACCTGCTCCGTTTGCCCATCAGTCTGCAGATGAAAAGCCGTGCTGTAGTTTAGCATCGTTCCCAATGCCTTCTCAAGACTCTTCCAAAAGCGTGATGTAAACCTGGGGTCTCGATCGGATATTATGGACACAGGAATGCCGTGAAGCCTAACGATCTCCTTGATATACTGTTTGCTTAACTCGTCTAGGGATGAAGAAAAACGTATAGGAAAGAAGTATGCTGACTTTGTTAGCctatccacgatcacccatatcgcATTATAATGATGGCTTGTTTTCGGTAGTTTGATAATAAAAtccatcgatatgtgctcccacttccagtCTGTGACCTGTAACAGTTCTAAAAGTCCCGACGGCTTCTGATGCTCCGCTTTAACCTGCTGATAAGTAAGACACCTTGCAATGTAGTTGGctatctccctcttcatattactCCACCAATATTGAAGTCGTATATGACGGTACATCTTGGTTCCTCCTGGGTGGATGGTGAATTTTGTGCGGTGCGCCTCATCTAAGACTTCTTGCTTCAATTCAGATATGTTTAGAACACATAACCTCTCTTGAAATCTGACCCCACCATCAGAGCCTACTCGCCACTCTGAATTGTCCTTTTCTGCTTCTTCTGTTATTTTCTCTTGTAGTCATGCATCATTCTTCCGCACTTCTATTATTCGTCACACGTAGAAAAGAAAAAACTGAATAAGTATATCCTAATATAAGAATTAAAGGACTAATCTAAATGGATAATTAAGAAATTACTAACCAGAGTGGGCTGCACCATTAAATTACCGATATAAGCCCGAGGTTCATCGATACGAAGTCTGACTTCAAAATCTTTAAATACATCAAGCATATCCCATTCTTTAATCATTAAACTTGCCACTAGCTTGCTTTTCTTCCCGTTTAACGCATCGGCTACGACATTCGCCTTACCTGGATGATAGCAGATGTCAAATAATCTTTCAAGAATTCTATCCATCTCCTCTGCCGCATATTTAGGTCTTTTTGATAAAAAAGATACTTTAAACTCTTGTGATTCGAGTACAGTTCAAATTGCtcaccataaagataatgcctccaaaaTTTTAAAGCAAAAACTACACCTGCAAGCTCTAAGTCGTGAGTAAGATAATTCTGCTCATAAGATTTCAACTGCCTTGACGCAAATGCTATTGCTTTACCACTTTACATCAGTACGCATTCCAACCCTTGATAAGATGCATCAGTATATACCACAAATCTTTCCCCTTTTGCTGGTAAAGAAAGCACTGGGGCTTCCATTAATCACTTCTTTAATTTAGAGAAAGCCTACTCgcaattttcatttcatttaaaaGAAGTGCCTTCTTGGTCATGTTAGTCAACGACCTTACTATcttagagaatccctcaatgaacctTCTATAATAACCAGCTAATCTGAGAAAACTTTGCACTTCTGTCACATTGGTGGGTTGCTCCCAATTTAACACTGCTTCGACTTTCGATGGATCTACCGACACTCCTTTTTTTGATATCACGTGCCTCAAAAACTTTACTTTAttcttccaaaagtcacattttgaAGCTTTGACATATAACTGATTGTCCTTTAGAGTTTGAAGAGCTATTCGAAGGTGCTCAGCATGATTCTCTTACGTCTTagagtaaattaaaatatcatctatGAACACTATTATGAATCAGTCTAAATACGGTTTGAAGACCCTGTGCATGAGGTCCATAAATAGTACTAGAGCATTTATTAGTCCGAAGGGCATCACTAGAAATTCCTAATGGCAGTACCGAGTCCTAAAGGCAGTCTTGGGTACATCTTCATCTCTAATCCTCAACTGATGATATCCTGACCGtaggtctatctttgaaaaatatttaacTACCTTCAATTGATTGAATAAATCATTTATCCTCGgcagcgggtacttgttcttgatagtTGCCTTAAGTTGATGGAATCGATACATAGCCTCAATGACCCATCCTTCTTTCTTACAAATAATACTGGTGCACCCCATGGTGACGTACTAGCCCTAATGAAGCCTTGGTCTTGAAGCCGCTGAAGTTGCTCCCATAATTCTCTCAATTTAATAGGTGTCATATAGTATGGTGCTCTAGAGATTGGTGTAGTCGTAGGTACTAGATCAATTGTGAAATCAACATCTCTCTTTGGCGGTAATCCAGAAATATCTTGAAATACTTATGAAAATTCATTAACAATCGAAATTTGTTCTACTCCTTGAGGTTTAACTTCCGAGATGACTGACAAACTAACTGGTGCTCCCTTCCTTGGCGTCCCATGGAATTGTAATGGTGCTCGCCCATCCATATTTAATATGACTATCTTCCTAAAATAATCAATTTTTGCCCGATATAAAGATAATCAATCCATCCCCAATATAATACCATATTCTCACATCGGCATAACTATAAGATTAGTTAGTAAATTTACATTCTCGATCATGATCGAACATGATTTATAAATCTGACTTAGGTCCACTGAATTACCAAGGGAGTTTGTTACCGTTAACTTTTTATCTAAGGGAATAGGAGATAATCCAAGCGAGCATAAAAGGTAGAAAGAAATTAATGAATGCAATGCTCCAGAGTAAAAAACGCTCTAGCTAAGGACGAATAAATAACAATGGTACCTTCAACTACATCGCTGCTAGCCTTGATGTTAGGCTGAATAATATCATCTGTGGGCGGTGCTGTATCCTCATATAAGGGTCTGACATCATCATAAGTCTAGGTCGATCTATCCTTAGACTGTGCTGGAACATCATAACTTTGAATTGAGCCCTCGTATTGTTGTGCCAAGTTCTTGTATGGTTGCACTGTGTCATCTCCTAACTGTACTAGGGCATAGACTCGTCCTTGAGCTTATGGTCGTGGTGCCTGAATTTCCTGCCTCGACTACTGGTACTACTGAGGTCTAACCTGTGGCGGAGGTTGCTGAGGTGGTCTTTGATATACTGATGAAGGTCTTTAATGTGGTGGCCTCGGGTACGACTGTAGCAACCTTTGTGGATATGTCTAAGGTGGTCTCGAGGATGGCTATGAGGCGGAAGGATGTAGTGGAGGTCGCTGTGACATAGATGGTGACGCTTGATGTTGGGGAGGACTGAAAGACTGATGTGAAGGTCCTGACCTTTATGGATATTGAGTGTGCTATGGTCTGGAACAAAAACGAGAAGTGTGGCCCTCGAGTCCACAATTATAGAAAAATCCTGAAAATCGTGGTCTAGGAAGTGCTGTCGTCAGTCTGGCCATCGATGTCGATGTTGTTCTCTATCTCTTAGTTGTATCTTTCTGGGTTGGAGATATATGTGTAGCAATTCTAGCACCACTCTTTACGTCCTTCCTCTAATCACGATTCTTCCAATATTCGTTTATGTCTTTCTCCATTATTAAGTCACGCTCCAACACTTCGGCATAGGTCTTCTGTACGAAAGGGATTAATCGGCTACGAATAGAGGCTCTCAAACCTTCTTCAAAATTTTGTGCCTTATGGGTTTCATCGGACACAAGAAAAGTTGCAAATCGTGATAGCTCCGTGAACTTAGCATCATACTGGAtcactgtcatatcaccctgctcTAATTTCATGAATTCTCCCACCTTTTGATTTTTCACATACAAAGGAAAGTATTTATCGTCAAACTTCTCACAAAACTGGGCCTAAGTCCAGGCTTCAACTCTCGGGTTCATCCTAACGACTGAGTCCCACCAATGATCCGCCTCCCCTTCTAGCATGTAAATAGCCAATTCCACTTTCTGGTATTTATCGTACCTCATAACTGTGAATATCTTAACAATCTGTTTCTTTCACACCTCGGCCTTAGATAGGTCAGGCCCACCCTTAAATACAGGCGGCCTCTGTCTTTTGAACCTTTCTA
This DNA window, taken from Magnolia sinica isolate HGM2019 chromosome 14, MsV1, whole genome shotgun sequence, encodes the following:
- the LOC131225163 gene encoding nicotinate N-methyltransferase 1, which codes for MAENDQTTMDRRKEARVAIMELANMVSVPMSLHAIVTLNIPEAIWQSGANTPLSPSQILSKLGPTTPPTAPSPDPQNLQRILRMLASYDVFIEHLDSNSADERRYSLSEIGKTLVPDKDGLSYAPYVLQHHQDALMRAWPRLHEAVLDPTVEPFVKANGGVSAYQYYGEKPEMNELMQRAMEGVSGPYMKAMLDGYGDGFKQVDRLVDVGGSSGACLKMIMDRNPHVKEGINFDLPEVVAKAPSIPGVTHVGGDMFKSIPSGDAIFMKWVLTTWTDDECMILLKNCYNALPQGGKLIACEPVLPKGTDSSRRTRALLEGDIFVMAIYRAKGRERTEEEFQQLGYSVGFRTFRAIYLDHFYTLLEFQR